One stretch of Onychomys torridus unplaced genomic scaffold, mOncTor1.1, whole genome shotgun sequence DNA includes these proteins:
- the LOC118576361 gene encoding melanoma-associated antigen B3-like encodes MVLLHHLLHNFNLKKLTTKEDMLKLITKKYEDNFPEIFRKASQKLEDAFEVEVREVNSSEPSYNLISKLKLPNNRRIRAGRGFPKTAFVMCVLGIILIRGNCASEEDVWKTMKKQRIYPGKKHRIFGEPRKLMTHYLVKLKYLEYRQVAGSDPPHYEFLWGPQAYAETSKIKVLEYLAKINQTTPSAISAIHEEALKDYQGQTEARDEDDSDATDQTSEDSSVKLPANSTVPVDP; translated from the coding sequence ATGGTGCTCTTACATCACTTGCTCCACAACTTCAATCTGAAGAAGCTTACTACTAAGGAAGACATGCTGAAGCTTATCACCAAGAAGTATGAAGACAACTTCCCTGAGATCTTCAGGAAAGCCTCTCAGAAGCTGGAAGATGCCTTTGAGGTGGAAGTGAGGGAAGTCAACTCCAGTGAGCCCTCATACAACCTCATCAGCAAGCTGAAGCTCCCCAACAATAGGAGGATTCGTGCTGGCAGAGGCTTTCCCAAGACTGCTTTCGTGATGTGTGTCCTAGGTATCATCCTCATTAGGGGCAATTGTGCCAGTGAAGAAGATGTCTGGAAAACCATGAAGAAGCAGCGAATCTATCCAGGGAAGAAGCACCGCATCTTTGGTGAGCCCCGGAAGCTCATGACCCATTATTTAGTGAAGCTGAAGTACCTGGAGTACAGGCAGGTGGCAGGCAGTGATCCCCCACACTATGAGTTCCTGTGGGGTCCCCAAGCCTATGCTGAAACAAGCAAGATCAAAGTCCTGGAATATTTGGCCAAGATAAACCAAACGACACCTAGTGCCATCTCTGCCATTCATGAAGAGGCTTTGAAAGATTACCAAGGAcaaacagaagccagagatgAAGATGACTCTGATGCCACTGACCAAACGAGTGAAGATTCCTCAGTAAAATTACCAGCAAATTCCACTGTCCCCGTTGACCCTTAA